Proteins encoded by one window of Halorussus salinus:
- a CDS encoding non-histone chromosomal MC1 family protein: MVREDGKRNFALRETGGDESSVFSGNTPRQAALKAARRLDPASSEDAADRTEIRLREKGTDKVHIYEGWAWHESAPDDKPDWMPNEITEANVSKQGIEHLDE, encoded by the coding sequence ATGGTACGTGAAGACGGTAAACGGAATTTCGCGCTTCGAGAAACGGGCGGTGACGAGAGTAGTGTCTTCTCAGGAAACACTCCGCGACAGGCAGCCCTGAAGGCCGCCCGTCGTCTCGACCCGGCGTCGTCCGAAGACGCTGCCGACCGCACAGAGATCCGACTTCGAGAGAAAGGTACTGACAAAGTCCACATCTACGAAGGCTGGGCGTGGCACGAGTCGGCCCCCGACGACAAACCCGACTGGATGCCAAACGAGATTACCGAAGCCAACGTCTCGAAGCAGGGCATCGAACACCTCGATGAGTAA